The Elusimicrobiaceae bacterium genomic sequence ACCACCATAGACCGCGGCACAATGGGCGATACCGTTATCGGAGCGGGCAGCAAGATAGACAATCAGGTTCAGATCGCGCATAACGTGCGGGTCGGCCGGGCGTGCATAATTGTATCGCAGGCGGGCATAGCGGGCTCCAGTTCTTTGGGCGACGGCGCGATCATAGCCGGGCAGGCCGGGGTTATAGACCATATCAAGGTGGGCAGCCGGGCGATTGTCACGGCCGGGTCCGGCGTGATGAACGATATACCCGACGGCGCGGTTTATTTCGGCGCGCCGGCGCGGCCGCACGGAGAGAGCATGAAAATACAGGCTTTGCTGGGCAGGCTGCCGCAGATGCACCGGGAACTGCGGCAGTTGAAGAAAAGCGCGCCCGAGCCGGTTTGCGCGGAAATAGCGGACCTGCGCTCGCGTGTGGCGGAACTGGAAAAACAGGCGAAGAGCTCCGCCGGCAGCTGATTTATGACAGAAACGGCCACTCTTGAAACCGAAACAGCGCTTGCCGGCGTCGGCCTGCACACCGGGCTCCACTGCCGGGCGGTATTTAAGCCGTCGCGGGCGGGTTCGGCAATAACGTTCCGGCGCGCGGATGTGAAAGGCGCGGCTCCGGTTGCCGCTTTGCTGGGCAATGTCAATTCCACGGTGCGCGGCACGAATTTGTCGGCGGGCGGAAGCGAGGTGTTTACGGTCGAGCACATTTTATCGGCCTGCGCGGGCTTGGGCATAACCGATCTGGCGGTCGAGCTGGACGGGCCGGAACCGCCGATCATGGACGGCTCGGCCCGGGCGTTTGCCGCCGCGTTTGCGGCGGCGGGGATTGTCAGGACGGGCGGGCGGATTCAGACGCTGTCGGTTGACCGGGCGCTTGAATACAGGGCCGGTGACGCCGTGTATACCGCCAAACCTGCCGCGGAAAAGGTTTTCAGGTTCATCTTCGAGCATCCGCATCCTCTGGTCGGGCGGCAGGAGTTTGTGTTTGAGCCCGCGCGGCAGGACTACGCCGCAGTTATCGCTCCGGCCCGCACGTTCGGGTTCGAGGAGGAACTGGCGTGGCTGAGGCAGGCGGGCCTGGCGAAAGGCGGCTCGCTGGAGAACGCCGTGGTGGTCACCGGGACGGAGTTTTTAAGCGCCGAGGGCGGGCTGCGGTTTCCCGACGAGCTGGCGCGGCACAAGATACTTGATCTGCTGGGCGATCTGGCGCTGTGCGGCCTGCCGCTTGCCGGTGTGGAAATAACCGCCCTGCGCGGCGGGCACAGGCATAATGCCGGGTTCGGGCGGCTTTTGCTGGAACGGGGCGTCCGCAATTAGCGACGGAGAAAAAAATGGCCGAAGAGAAAAAAACGGATTTGAGGTTCCTGCTTGCCGCGCCCGCGGTTCGCGGCATGGATGCCCGGGCGGTGATGGAAGCGATTCCGCACCGGCCGCCGTTTCTGCTGGTGGACCGGGTGGATATTATCGAGGAGCGCAAATATGCGCTTGGCACAAAAGGCGTCACCATGTCGGAACCGTGGTTTCAGGGCCATTTTCCCGGCCAGCCGCTTATGCCGGGCGTGCTGATGCTGGAGGCGATGGCGCAGACCTGCGCGGCGGCTGTGATGAGTCTTGACGAATACCGCGGCAAAATAGCCTATTTCCTTACTATAGACGGCGCAAAATTCCGGCGGCCCGTTTTTCCGGGCGATACGCTCAGGCTGGCGGTGGAGTTTCTGCGGCTGGGGCGCATGTCGCGCGGGCGCGGGCAGGTGTTTGTGGAAGGAGCTCTTGTGGTGGAAGCGGATATGACTTTTGTTTTTCAACCGGCAGCGACAACTCAAACAAAGGAGAGCTTATGACGGCGAAAATTCATCCCACAGCCATTATACACCCTGGCGCGGTTTTGGGGGAGGATGTCGAGGTGGGGCCGTATGCGGTTATAGGGGAGGACGTAAAAATCGGCGCGGGCACCAAGGTCGGGCCGCACTGTTTCATTGAATTTGCGACAATCGGCAAAAACAACAATTTCGTGGCGGCCTGCTATGTCGGCACGCCTCCGCAGGACTATTCCTATTCGGGCCAGAAAACAACGCTCGTCATGGGCGACAATAACATCGTGCGCGAAGGCGTGACGCTGCACCGCGGCAGTCCCAAGCACGGCGAAACGGTGATCGGCGGCGGGTGCATGTTCATGGCCAACTCGCACGTCGGGCATGACTGCCAGCTCGGCAGCAGGATTATCATGGTCAACAGCGCGGGTTTTTCGGGCCATGTGGAAGTGGGCGACAGCGCGGTTATTTCCGGGCTGTCGGGGTTTCACCAGTTTTGCCGGGTAGGCCGGATGGCGATGGTGGGCGGCGGCTCGATGTCGGGCAAGGATATCCCGCCGTTTTGCATCGTGCAGGGCGACCGGGCGCATC encodes the following:
- the lpxA gene encoding acyl-ACP--UDP-N-acetylglucosamine O-acyltransferase — protein: MTAKIHPTAIIHPGAVLGEDVEVGPYAVIGEDVKIGAGTKVGPHCFIEFATIGKNNNFVAACYVGTPPQDYSYSGQKTTLVMGDNNIVREGVTLHRGSPKHGETVIGGGCMFMANSHVGHDCQLGSRIIMVNSAGFSGHVEVGDSAVISGLSGFHQFCRVGRMAMVGGGSMSGKDIPPFCIVQGDRAHLVGLNLVGMRRNGISRESIRSVRETYKELFLRGMRLSEAIGKLKGANLSPEAREMVEFCEKGTRGIMRARMSCSRRAGNDGEE
- the lpxC gene encoding UDP-3-O-acyl-N-acetylglucosamine deacetylase, which translates into the protein MTETATLETETALAGVGLHTGLHCRAVFKPSRAGSAITFRRADVKGAAPVAALLGNVNSTVRGTNLSAGGSEVFTVEHILSACAGLGITDLAVELDGPEPPIMDGSARAFAAAFAAAGIVRTGGRIQTLSVDRALEYRAGDAVYTAKPAAEKVFRFIFEHPHPLVGRQEFVFEPARQDYAAVIAPARTFGFEEELAWLRQAGLAKGGSLENAVVVTGTEFLSAEGGLRFPDELARHKILDLLGDLALCGLPLAGVEITALRGGHRHNAGFGRLLLERGVRN
- the fabZ gene encoding 3-hydroxyacyl-ACP dehydratase FabZ, which codes for MAEEKKTDLRFLLAAPAVRGMDARAVMEAIPHRPPFLLVDRVDIIEERKYALGTKGVTMSEPWFQGHFPGQPLMPGVLMLEAMAQTCAAAVMSLDEYRGKIAYFLTIDGAKFRRPVFPGDTLRLAVEFLRLGRMSRGRGQVFVEGALVVEADMTFVFQPAATTQTKESL